The following proteins come from a genomic window of Amphiura filiformis chromosome 16, Afil_fr2py, whole genome shotgun sequence:
- the LOC140172703 gene encoding GTP-binding protein REM 1-like, which translates to STENPEEDIYEKSVEIDGKNSTLKIIDTPAYGQETFEKDEDKYLSQGDVYILVYSVTDRRSFKKANELRFKLQRTKESETVPIILVGNKTDLERSREVSFAEGKHFAALFDCKLIETSAPICHNIDKLFNGAVRQVRLHKQRSEDEDATSHGSADSGGDKHCKPSPSLKKRRRSSMLHRARGVLERILRRKNSDEPPGYRARSKSCHIMEVL; encoded by the exons tctaCAGAAAATCCAGAAGAAGATATATACGAGAAATCGGTAGAAATAGATGGTAAAAACTCAACGCTAAAAATCATCGACACGCCAGCATATGGACAA GAGACTTTTGAGAAGGATGAAGATAAGTACCTCTCGCAAGGAGACGTCTATATCTTGGTGTACTCTGTGACTGATAGACGAAGCTTTAAGAAAGCAAACGAGTTGCGGTTTAAGTTACAACGGACCAAAGAATCAGAAACGGTGCCAATTATTCTTGTAGGAAACAAAACAGATCTGGAAAGATCGAGAGAAGTGTCTTTTGCAG AGGGAAAACATTTCGCTGCCCTTTTCGACTGTAAGCTGATTGAAACGTCTGCACCAATATGCCATAATATCGACAAACTGTTCAACGGTGCAGTCAGGCAAGTCAGATTGCATAAACAACGTTCCGAAGATGAAGACGCAACGAGCCACGGTAGCGCCGATTCTGGCGGGGATAAACATTGCAAACCAAGCCCGTCATTAAAGAAAAGACGACGATCATCCATGCTTCATAGAGCGCGGGGAGTACTGGAAAGAATTCTTAGACGAAAGAACTCTGATGAGCCACCAGGTTACAGAGCAAGATCGAAATCTTGTCATATTATGGAAGTTTTGTAA